In Myripristis murdjan chromosome 9, fMyrMur1.1, whole genome shotgun sequence, the following proteins share a genomic window:
- the LOC115365614 gene encoding P2Y purinoceptor 2 yields MDHTLVSLPPLNSSNESESCPVQPQHVSINVLLNLVFLLGFLLNSFSLWVFCCRMPRWNPGTMLQFHLALSDAIATPATPMMAVYFAMGSHWPFGQFLCQVKIALLSSHFYGSTVFLTLISIHRYVAVVRFNRGSCMKRKAFVKKLCAGVWFVLLIQAVIYAFILPLGKAGRNNQCLSIHQKDLTEAYFVINFILFIFGFVVPFLVSAFCYKRLASTLTHLNVSTAKGLVVKVKSQRMIGVCLVIFGLCFLPLNMTRTVGVVLKKYYPQQCHVLLRFETAYYASWILAGVNCCLDPVLYCFGSQRFMATFQSLRTGLKDVQNRSDSDLSGNK; encoded by the coding sequence ATGGACCATACGCTGGTTTCTTTGCCACCTCTGAACAGCAGCAATGAATCTGAATCTTGTCCAGTGCAGCCCCAGCACGTCTCCATCAATGTCCTCCTCAACCTGGTCTTCCTCCTGGGCTTCCTCCTCAACAGCTTCAGCCTGTGGGTCTTCTGCTGCCGGATGCCTCGGTGGAACCCTGGCACCATGCTGCAGTTCCACTTGGCCCTCAGCGATGCCATTGCAACACCAGCCACTCCCATGATGGCCGTGTACTTCGCCATGGGCAGTCACTGGCCCTTCGGTCAGTTCCTGTGCCAGGTTAAGATTGCCCTGCTCAGCTCACACTTCTATGGCagcactgtcttcctcactctcATCAGCATCCATCGCTACGTGGCAGTGGTTCGCTTCAACAGAGGCTCCTGCATGAAGCGAAAGGCGTTTGTCAAGAAGCTGTGCGCCGGAGTGTGGTTTGTACTTCTGATCCAGGCTGTGATTTACGCTTTCATTCTTCCACTCGGTAAGGCGGGCAGGAACAACCAGTGCCTCTCCATCCATCAGAAGGACCTGACCGAGGCGTACTTTGTCATTAacttcatcctcttcatctttgGCTTCGTAGTCCCTTTCCTCGTGTCTGCTTTTTGCTATAAACGTCTGGCAAGCACCTTAACTCACCTCAATGTCAGTACAGCCAAGGGACTGGTGGTCAAGGTGAAATCTCAGAGGATGATAGGTGTGTGCTTAGTGATATTTGGGCTGTGCTTCCTGCCTCTTAACATGACCCGCACCGTGGGTGTCGTGCTGAAGAAATACTATCCCCAACAGTGCCATGTTCTTCTGCGGTTCGAGACAGCTTATTACGCATCCTGGATCCTGGCAGGAGTGAACTGTTGCCTGGATCCAGTGCTGTACTGTTTTGGATCGCAGAGGTTTATGGCTACGTTCCAGTCTTTGAGGACTGGTCTGAAAGACGTTCAGAATAGAAGTGATTCAGATCTGTCAGGGAATAaataa